In Persicimonas caeni, a single window of DNA contains:
- a CDS encoding ZIP family metal transporter: protein MFEWIEQYTPVTQAFFGTTFTWVVTALGAATVFLTRSVNQKVLDAMLGFAAGVMLAASFWSLLAPAIDMATRQGMTPWVPPAIGFMAGGLFLWGVDKVLPHLHPGLPIEEAEGPQTTWRRATLLVLAITLHNIPEGLAVGVAFGAAAHGIPEASIGGAVALAIGIGLQNFPEGVAVAMPLRREGVSRLKSFWYGQLSAIVEPVAGVLGALFVMSARPALPYALSFAAGAMVYVVVEELVPEAQLSGNADLATNALMVGFTVMMILDVALG from the coding sequence ATGTTTGAATGGATCGAGCAGTACACCCCCGTCACGCAGGCCTTCTTCGGCACCACCTTCACCTGGGTAGTGACCGCGCTGGGGGCGGCGACCGTCTTCTTGACCCGCTCGGTCAACCAGAAGGTGCTCGACGCGATGCTCGGCTTTGCCGCGGGGGTGATGCTCGCGGCGAGTTTCTGGTCGCTGCTGGCGCCGGCCATCGACATGGCGACGCGTCAGGGGATGACCCCGTGGGTGCCGCCGGCGATTGGCTTCATGGCCGGCGGCCTCTTTTTGTGGGGCGTCGACAAGGTACTGCCGCACCTGCACCCGGGTCTTCCGATCGAGGAGGCCGAGGGTCCGCAAACTACCTGGCGGCGCGCCACGCTGCTCGTGTTGGCCATCACGCTCCATAATATCCCCGAAGGCTTGGCCGTGGGCGTGGCCTTCGGTGCGGCGGCCCATGGAATTCCCGAGGCGAGCATCGGCGGTGCGGTGGCGCTGGCGATCGGCATCGGCTTGCAGAATTTCCCCGAGGGCGTCGCTGTGGCCATGCCGCTGCGGCGTGAGGGCGTCTCGCGGCTCAAGTCGTTCTGGTACGGCCAACTCTCGGCCATCGTCGAACCGGTGGCCGGGGTGCTCGGCGCGCTCTTTGTGATGTCGGCGCGCCCGGCGCTCCCCTATGCGCTCAGCTTCGCCGCCGGCGCGATGGTCTACGTCGTCGTCGAAGAGCTCGTGCCCGAAGCGCAATTGAGCGGTAACGCCGACCTGGCGACCAACGCGCTGATGGTCGGATTCACGGTCATGATGATCTTGGATGTGGCGCTGGGGTAG
- a CDS encoding NAD(P)/FAD-dependent oxidoreductase — MASSQHDIVASDRPRVVILGAGFAGLNAARKLAKKDVDVFIVDRNNYHLFQPLLYQVATAGLDPSDISMPVRAVLGKYKNTRVVMNEVRAVDRQNKKVILERGELPYDFLIVATGAETKYFGPDSWEKNSTPLKTVEDALELRRKILTSFEMAEQANDPDERSECLTFVIIGAGPTGVEMAGAIREIAAEVMRRDFRTIDPEDTRVVLIDAQPHVLPTYPEELSEKARKEVERRGVEVMVNSPVDDIGENTVTVGDETIRTHTVIWAAGVATGSVMNTLDTELDRMGRARIDANLTLPDDPHVFVVGDAANFTHDLDEALPGLAPVAIQMGKHAAKNILRRVRGDDYEPFKYFDKGQMSTIGRAAAVVDFGKIKAVGFFAWVLWLFVHLMYLVGFKNRVVVLIEWAYSYLAFKRGSRIIIGEPEHDHPEELAFPGVESAHQHSTAQ; from the coding sequence ATGGCTTCGTCGCAGCACGACATCGTTGCATCCGACCGCCCACGGGTGGTCATCCTCGGGGCGGGCTTCGCGGGGCTCAACGCCGCGCGCAAGCTCGCCAAGAAGGACGTCGACGTCTTTATCGTCGACCGCAACAACTACCACCTCTTCCAACCCCTGCTCTACCAGGTCGCCACCGCCGGTCTCGACCCGAGCGACATCTCGATGCCGGTGCGCGCGGTGCTCGGCAAATACAAGAATACGCGCGTCGTCATGAACGAGGTGCGCGCGGTCGACCGCCAGAACAAAAAGGTCATTCTGGAGCGTGGCGAACTCCCCTACGATTTTCTGATCGTCGCTACAGGCGCCGAGACCAAGTATTTCGGCCCCGACTCTTGGGAGAAGAACTCCACGCCGCTCAAAACCGTCGAAGACGCCCTCGAACTTCGGCGCAAAATCCTTACGTCCTTCGAGATGGCCGAGCAGGCCAACGACCCGGACGAGAGGAGCGAGTGTCTCACCTTCGTCATCATCGGCGCCGGGCCCACCGGCGTGGAAATGGCCGGCGCCATTCGCGAGATCGCCGCCGAGGTGATGCGCCGCGACTTTCGCACCATCGACCCTGAAGACACCCGCGTCGTGCTCATCGACGCGCAGCCTCACGTGCTTCCGACCTACCCCGAGGAGCTCTCCGAGAAGGCGCGCAAGGAAGTCGAGCGCCGCGGTGTCGAAGTAATGGTCAACTCGCCGGTCGACGATATCGGCGAAAACACGGTCACCGTGGGCGACGAGACCATCCGCACGCACACGGTCATCTGGGCCGCCGGCGTGGCGACTGGCTCGGTGATGAACACGCTCGACACCGAACTCGACCGCATGGGCCGCGCGCGCATCGACGCCAACCTGACGCTGCCTGACGACCCACACGTCTTCGTGGTCGGCGACGCTGCCAACTTCACCCACGATCTGGACGAAGCGCTGCCCGGCCTCGCCCCAGTAGCCATCCAGATGGGCAAACACGCCGCCAAGAATATCCTGCGGCGCGTGCGCGGAGACGACTACGAGCCGTTCAAGTATTTCGACAAGGGCCAGATGTCGACGATCGGCCGCGCCGCGGCGGTGGTCGACTTCGGCAAGATCAAGGCCGTGGGGTTCTTCGCCTGGGTCCTATGGCTCTTCGTGCACCTGATGTACCTCGTCGGCTTCAAAAACCGCGTCGTGGTGCTCATCGAGTGGGCTTACTCGTACCTCGCCTTCAAGCGCGGCTCGCGCATCATCATCGGGGAGCCGGAGCACGATCATCC
- a CDS encoding DMT family transporter → MKSKEVSGLTYMAISAFFFSIMGLLVKVAGERLPSQEIVFFRSLLVLIFAWWMLKRAGVNPWGNNKKWLVVRGFTGFMALSCFYYGVTHLPLADATLIMYSNPVFTALLAAVFLGERLKKVDLLGVVLSLGGVVLIAQPSFIFGGASRLDPFDVGVALAGAVFAAISYVIVRKLRESEHALVVVFYFPLIATPASIPTALPDAIIPTWWELGVLLAIGIVTHIAQVAMTKGLHLEEAGRATAVSYLQVVFAFVWGMFFFDEFPTVLSVIGALLIVGSTIAIALYQQKAAKDT, encoded by the coding sequence ATGAAGTCGAAAGAAGTCTCCGGGCTAACATACATGGCCATCAGTGCGTTCTTCTTCAGCATCATGGGCCTGTTGGTCAAGGTGGCTGGGGAGCGACTGCCGAGCCAGGAGATCGTCTTCTTTCGAAGCCTGCTGGTGCTCATCTTCGCCTGGTGGATGCTCAAGCGCGCCGGGGTCAATCCGTGGGGCAACAACAAAAAGTGGCTGGTGGTGCGCGGCTTTACGGGCTTCATGGCGCTGAGTTGCTTCTACTACGGGGTGACGCACCTGCCGTTGGCCGACGCCACGCTGATCATGTACTCCAACCCGGTGTTCACGGCCCTCTTGGCGGCTGTGTTCTTGGGCGAGCGCCTCAAGAAGGTCGACCTGCTCGGGGTGGTGCTCAGCCTGGGGGGCGTGGTGCTCATCGCCCAACCTTCGTTCATCTTCGGCGGGGCCTCTCGCCTCGACCCATTCGACGTGGGCGTGGCGCTGGCCGGGGCGGTCTTCGCGGCGATTTCCTACGTCATCGTGCGCAAGCTGCGCGAGAGCGAGCACGCGCTGGTGGTCGTCTTCTACTTCCCGCTCATCGCCACGCCCGCCTCCATCCCGACTGCGCTGCCCGACGCGATCATACCCACGTGGTGGGAGCTTGGCGTCTTGCTGGCCATCGGCATCGTTACTCATATCGCTCAAGTGGCCATGACCAAGGGCTTGCACCTCGAAGAAGCTGGACGCGCGACCGCCGTAAGCTACCTTCAAGTTGTCTTCGCCTTTGTCTGGGGCATGTTTTTCTTCGACGAGTTTCCCACTGTTCTTAGTGTCATCGGCGCACTTCTGATCGTCGGCAGCACGATAGCGATTGCGCTCTATCAGCAGAAAGCCGCCAAGGACACCTGA
- a CDS encoding zinc metalloprotease, which yields MRLKLFSMLAALLMLSAACGGDDSNQGGFDLSDDTDLNGEDAGEFDVGPADAEPNGADLGAACMANGDCADGRCVTGDPFDGGYCTTTDGCQFDTDCPNGSSCTSSPQGAICAERCGSDDECREGYTCQDSLASPYDVCLPYIEPTGLDDGEACRSDDECRGGTCIPHPRWPDGYCTTLDCETQDDCARGDYDNRCLRGGQNYNLCVRMCGSNEDCREGYVCELIGGGEGFCAPDRSVQLGLDNTDEYPYEITCGLASQDGTLSIDYEIAADTVSYMITPIARDGQNLLPDSITLPDGSAVTFNGANGFQTIPAQLFGFVNPLVMPAIEAFSDQLQSGAHTLALETNSQDMCYYLLEESTFGTTIDFNIYIVGVPGLDASSAANEPAMQETLQWFETIYQQAGIEIGEVRFHDVTGDDADAYRIIRSEADLQNLVATSKKPEGGYDGVLSANIFFVESMQLGGVGGGRGAIGVSQGLPGAAALHGTPSSGVVFTSEYMGQRFQDRDGQVVDGNKLTGIVLAHEIGHYLGLFHTSEQFGQGYDPLDDTPQCTSGFPDDCPDIDNLMFPLAGISHTEVTAQQTHVIKANPLTKD from the coding sequence ATGCGACTAAAATTGTTCTCGATGCTGGCAGCTCTCTTGATGTTGTCGGCCGCGTGCGGCGGCGATGATTCGAACCAAGGCGGGTTCGATCTGAGCGACGACACCGACCTCAACGGCGAAGACGCCGGAGAATTCGACGTCGGCCCGGCCGACGCCGAGCCTAACGGCGCCGACCTCGGCGCGGCGTGCATGGCCAATGGCGACTGCGCCGACGGACGCTGCGTGACCGGCGATCCGTTCGACGGCGGCTACTGCACCACCACCGACGGCTGCCAGTTCGACACCGACTGCCCCAACGGCAGCTCGTGCACGTCGAGCCCTCAGGGCGCTATCTGCGCCGAGCGCTGCGGCTCGGACGACGAGTGCCGCGAGGGTTATACCTGCCAAGACTCGCTAGCCAGCCCCTACGATGTCTGCTTGCCGTACATCGAGCCCACCGGCCTCGACGACGGGGAGGCGTGTCGAAGCGACGACGAGTGCCGAGGCGGCACCTGCATCCCGCACCCGCGCTGGCCCGACGGCTACTGCACCACCCTCGACTGCGAGACCCAGGACGACTGCGCACGCGGCGACTACGACAACCGTTGCCTGCGCGGCGGGCAGAACTACAACCTGTGCGTGCGCATGTGCGGCAGCAACGAAGACTGCCGCGAAGGCTACGTCTGTGAGCTCATCGGCGGCGGCGAAGGATTCTGCGCCCCCGACCGCAGCGTGCAGCTCGGCCTCGACAACACCGACGAGTACCCCTACGAGATCACCTGCGGCCTTGCCTCGCAAGACGGCACCCTGAGCATCGACTACGAGATCGCTGCGGACACCGTCTCGTACATGATCACCCCGATTGCCCGCGACGGCCAAAACCTACTGCCCGACAGCATCACGCTGCCCGACGGGAGCGCCGTGACGTTCAACGGAGCGAACGGATTCCAGACGATTCCGGCCCAGCTGTTCGGCTTCGTCAACCCGCTGGTGATGCCCGCCATCGAAGCGTTCTCCGACCAGCTTCAGTCCGGCGCGCATACCCTGGCGCTCGAGACGAACTCGCAAGACATGTGCTACTACCTGCTCGAGGAGAGCACCTTCGGCACCACGATCGACTTCAACATCTATATTGTCGGCGTGCCCGGCCTCGACGCGAGCAGCGCGGCCAACGAGCCGGCCATGCAAGAGACGCTGCAGTGGTTCGAGACCATCTATCAGCAGGCCGGCATCGAAATCGGCGAGGTCCGCTTCCACGACGTCACCGGCGATGACGCCGATGCCTACCGCATCATTCGCAGCGAGGCCGACCTGCAGAACCTGGTCGCCACCTCCAAGAAGCCCGAAGGCGGCTACGACGGGGTCCTCAGCGCCAATATCTTCTTCGTCGAGAGCATGCAGCTCGGCGGCGTGGGCGGCGGACGCGGCGCCATCGGGGTCTCGCAGGGACTTCCGGGCGCGGCCGCGCTCCACGGCACGCCGTCGTCGGGCGTGGTCTTCACCTCCGAGTATATGGGCCAGCGCTTCCAGGACCGCGACGGCCAAGTCGTCGACGGCAACAAGCTCACCGGCATCGTGCTCGCCCACGAAATCGGCCACTACCTGGGGCTCTTCCACACCAGCGAGCAGTTCGGTCAGGGCTACGACCCGCTCGACGACACGCCGCAGTGCACCAGCGGCTTCCCGGACGACTGCCCCGACATCGACAACCTGATGTTCCCGCTGGCCGGCATCTCGCACACCGAGGTGACCGCCCAGCAGACCCACGTCATCAAAGCCAACCCGCTTACGAAGGACTGA
- the purE gene encoding 5-(carboxyamino)imidazole ribonucleotide mutase, translated as MAEKTPLVSIIMGSQSDWPTMRHAADILEELGVPFEKRIISAHRTPDRLVEFAKGARERGLKVVIAGAGGAAHLPGMCASMTTLPVFGVPVKSRVLNGVDSLLSIVQMPKGVPVGTLAIGRSGAINAALLATSVVALEDDELAGRLEQFRAAQTAAVGEEPVDED; from the coding sequence ATGGCAGAGAAGACCCCGCTCGTTTCGATTATCATGGGCAGCCAGTCCGACTGGCCCACGATGCGCCACGCCGCCGATATCCTCGAGGAGCTCGGCGTCCCTTTTGAAAAGCGCATCATCTCTGCCCACCGCACCCCCGATCGCCTCGTCGAGTTCGCCAAGGGCGCGCGTGAGCGCGGCCTGAAGGTCGTCATCGCCGGAGCCGGCGGTGCGGCGCACCTGCCGGGCATGTGCGCGTCGATGACCACGCTGCCGGTGTTCGGCGTGCCGGTCAAAAGCCGCGTGCTCAACGGTGTCGACAGCCTGCTCTCCATTGTGCAGATGCCCAAAGGCGTGCCCGTGGGTACATTGGCCATTGGACGCTCCGGAGCCATCAACGCCGCGCTCTTGGCCACCTCGGTCGTCGCCCTCGAAGACGACGAGCTCGCCGGGCGCCTCGAGCAGTTCCGCGCCGCCCAGACCGCCGCGGTCGGCGAAGAGCCGGTCGACGAAGACTAG
- a CDS encoding HEAT repeat domain-containing protein, whose amino-acid sequence MKTLLKTIVLALTLTVASTAFAQQAPSGSDAAGDGTDQAASPNSPVPFPFDGNEAEFERAKLLLSGYHGLPPKETFEETLDQPKLVVTAIALDKNAFSMHRKHALAALGYWADAGVLRIYTQLLQDDGLREAIHHKLILLLAKHFPGEALGHIEPYLSHDDLQFRLTAIEAIRRIPGDKAVEALRVAKKSETNKVALERLEKYTRIVR is encoded by the coding sequence ATGAAGACTTTGCTCAAGACAATTGTTCTCGCGCTCACGCTTACGGTCGCGTCGACCGCCTTCGCTCAGCAGGCGCCGTCTGGCAGCGATGCGGCCGGCGATGGGACCGACCAGGCAGCCTCGCCGAACAGCCCGGTGCCGTTTCCGTTCGACGGCAACGAAGCCGAGTTCGAGCGCGCCAAGCTGTTGCTGTCGGGCTACCACGGCCTGCCTCCGAAGGAGACCTTCGAGGAGACGCTCGACCAGCCCAAACTGGTCGTCACGGCGATCGCGCTCGACAAGAACGCGTTCTCGATGCACCGCAAGCACGCTCTGGCGGCGCTGGGATACTGGGCCGATGCGGGCGTGCTGCGCATCTACACCCAGCTTCTGCAAGACGACGGGCTCCGCGAGGCGATCCATCACAAGCTGATCTTGCTCCTCGCCAAGCACTTCCCCGGCGAAGCTCTGGGTCACATCGAGCCGTACCTGAGCCACGACGACCTGCAGTTTCGGCTCACCGCCATCGAGGCGATTCGCCGCATCCCCGGCGACAAGGCTGTCGAGGCGCTGCGCGTGGCCAAGAAGTCGGAGACGAACAAGGTCGCCCTCGAGCGACTCGAGAAGTATACGCGCATCGTGCGTTGA
- a CDS encoding 5-(carboxyamino)imidazole ribonucleotide synthase has protein sequence MTEQTSNAKRIPTGSTIGMLGAGQLGRMTAMAAAPLGYELHVFTPKAESPTAQVCSKVTVADWDDKEALADFAKSVDVITYEWENIPVDTLEYLEDFGDVFPSPHILKIAQDRLAEKRFVNDAGVPTAPFAEVETFDELKEAVDDIGTPCVVKSARFGYDGKGQATIETPDDLEEAWRTIGERRAIVEGFVDYVCEMSVIIARSPSGQLAVYDPVLNHHVDHVLDTTEAPSPADAAVCERAVDIARTLGEAFDLVGILAVELFLTRDDDLLVNEVAPRPHNSGHWTIDACHTSQFEQFVRAVCDLPLGSPKRHSDAVMKNLLGPIGDRWLEALEDPEANLHLYGKTEAYPGRKMGHVTRLRPLSDAEYAFLGEHK, from the coding sequence GTGACTGAGCAGACCTCGAACGCCAAACGCATCCCCACCGGCAGCACCATCGGCATGCTCGGCGCCGGCCAGCTCGGCCGCATGACCGCCATGGCCGCCGCCCCGCTGGGCTACGAGTTGCACGTCTTCACCCCCAAAGCAGAAAGCCCCACCGCCCAGGTGTGCTCGAAGGTCACCGTCGCCGACTGGGACGACAAAGAGGCGCTGGCTGACTTCGCCAAGAGCGTCGACGTCATCACCTACGAGTGGGAGAATATCCCCGTCGACACGCTCGAGTACCTCGAGGACTTCGGCGACGTCTTTCCGTCTCCGCATATCCTCAAAATCGCGCAGGACCGCCTGGCCGAAAAGCGCTTCGTCAACGACGCCGGCGTGCCCACCGCGCCGTTTGCCGAGGTGGAGACCTTCGACGAGTTGAAAGAGGCCGTCGACGATATCGGCACCCCGTGCGTGGTCAAGTCGGCGCGCTTTGGCTACGACGGCAAGGGTCAGGCGACCATCGAGACGCCCGACGACCTCGAGGAGGCCTGGCGCACCATCGGCGAGCGCCGCGCGATCGTCGAAGGCTTCGTCGACTACGTGTGCGAGATGTCGGTCATCATCGCCCGCTCGCCATCGGGCCAGCTCGCCGTGTACGACCCGGTGCTCAACCACCACGTCGATCATGTCCTCGACACCACTGAAGCCCCCTCCCCGGCCGATGCAGCCGTCTGCGAGCGCGCCGTCGACATCGCACGCACGCTGGGCGAGGCCTTCGACTTGGTCGGCATCCTCGCCGTCGAGCTCTTCTTGACGCGCGACGACGACCTTCTGGTCAACGAGGTCGCCCCCCGGCCCCACAACTCGGGCCACTGGACCATCGACGCGTGTCACACCAGCCAATTCGAGCAGTTCGTGCGCGCCGTGTGCGACCTGCCGCTCGGTTCGCCCAAGCGCCACTCGGACGCGGTCATGAAGAACCTGCTCGGGCCCATCGGCGACCGATGGCTCGAGGCGCTCGAAGATCCGGAGGCCAACTTGCACCTGTACGGCAAGACGGAGGCGTACCCGGGGCGCAAGATGGGGCATGTGACGCGGCTGCGGCCCCTCTCGGACGCAGAGTATGCGTTTCTGGGTGAGCATAAATAG